One segment of Brassica napus cultivar Da-Ae chromosome C3, Da-Ae, whole genome shotgun sequence DNA contains the following:
- the LOC125583512 gene encoding myrosinase 4: MAIPKAHYSLAILVILFVVSNSQNACNPECKAKEPFNCDNSLTFNRTGFPKNFTFGAATSAYQIEGAAHRALNGWDYYTHRYPERVPDRSSGDVACDSYDLYKEDVKLLKRLKVQAYRLSIAWSRVLPKGRLTGGVDENGITYYNNLINELKANGIEPFVTIFHWDVPQTLEDEYGGFLSPRIVEDFKNYAELLFQRFGDRVKFWITLNQPYSLSSKGYGDGSYPPGRCTGCEFGGDSGTEPYIVTHHQLLAHAEAVSLYRKRYQKFQGGKIGTTLIGRWFAPLNETSDLDQAAAKRAFQFFVGWFLDPLVYGEYPRIMRELVGDRLPKFTPQESDLVKGSLDFLGLNYYVTQYASDAPPPPQTQPSVLTDPRVTLGYYRNGVPIGVESPSFVYYPPGFRQILNHIKDNYQNPLTYITENGVADYGNLTVANALADNGRIQNHCSHLSCLKCSIEDGCNVAGYFAWSLMDNYEFGNGYTLRFGMNWVNFTNPADRRQKDSGKWYSRFVAK, translated from the exons ATGGCAATTCCAAAAGCTCACTACTCTCTAGCCATCCTTGTCATTCTCTTTGTCGTTTCAAATAGCCAAAATGCCTGCAATCCAGAATGCAAGGCTAAAGAACCCTTCAACTGCGATAATTCTCTTACCTTCAACCGAACTGGATTTCCAAAGAACTTTACTTTCGGTGCGGCTACTTCCGCCTACCag ATCGAGGGTGCTGCACATAGAGCCCTTAATGGATGGGACTACTACACTCATAGATATCCAG AAAGGGTTCCAGATCGCAGCTCCGGAGACGTTGCTTGTGATTCCTATGACCTTTACAAG GAGGATGTCAAGTTACTGAAAAGATTGAAAGTTCAAGCATACCGACTCTCCATAGCCTGGTCAAGGGTCTTACCAA agggAAGACTGACTGGAGGAGTGGACGAGAACGGGATAACATACTACAACAATCTCATTAACGAGTTAAAAGCTAATg GCATAGAGCCATTTGTGACTATATTTCATTGGGATGTTCCCCAAACTCTAGAAGACGAGTACGGAGGCTTCTTAAGCCCACGTATAGT AGAGGACTTCAAGAACTATGCGGAGCTTCTATTCCAAAGATTCGGAGACAGAGTCAAGTTTTGGATCACTCTAAACCAGCCTTACTCTCTCTCATCCAAAGGTTATGGAGATGGATCATATCCACCGGGAAGGTGCACTGGCTGTGAATTTGGAGGTGATTCAGGAACCGAACCTTATATAGTCACGCATCACCAACTTCTAGCCCATGCAGAAGCGGTATCTCTATACCGAAAAAGATATCAG AAATTTCAAGGTGGTAAGATAGGAACGACCTTGATCGGGAGATGGTTTGCCCCGCTAAACGAAACTAGCGATCTAGACCAGGCTGCTGCAAAACGAGCATTCCAATTCTTCGTTGGATG GTTCTTGGATCCATTGGTGTACGGAGAATATCCAAGGATAATGAGAGAACTCGTTGGAGACAGATTGCCAAAATTCACACCTCAAGAATCAGATTTAGTTAAAGGATCACTTGATTTTCTAGGGCTGAACTATTATGTTACACAATATGCAAGCGAcgcacctcctcctcctcagacACAGCCTAGCGTCTTAACCGATCCACGAGTTACTCTTGGAT ATTATCGCAATGGAGTACCTATCGGTGTTGAG TCTCCAAGCTTTGTCTACTATCCTCCAGGGTTCCGTCAGATTCTAAATCATATCAAAGACAACTACCAAAACCCACTTACCTACATCACCGAAAACG GAGTTGCTGATTATGGAAACTTAACGGTAGCAAATGCTCTTGCCGATAACGGACGAATTCAAAATCATTGCAGCCATCTTTCATGTCTCAAATGCTCCATCGA GGATGGTTGCAACGTAGCAGGTTATTTTGCTTGGTCATTGATGGACAATTATGAATTTGGAAATGGTTACACTCTCCGGTTTGGTATGAATTGGGTCAATTTCACTAATCCTGCTGATCGAAGACAAAAAGATTCTGGGAAATGGTATTCTAGGTTCGTCGCAAAATAA
- the LOC125583370 gene encoding myrosinase 4-like has translation MAIPKAHYSLAILVILFVVSNSQNACNPECKAKEPFNCDNSLTFNRTGFPKNFTFGAATSAYQIEGAAHRALNGWDYYTHRYPERVPDRSSGDVACDSYDLYKEDVKLLKRLKVQAYRLSIAWSRVLPKGRLTGGVDENGITYYNNLINELKANGIEPFVTIFHWDVPQTLEDEYGGFLSPRIVEDFKNYAELLFQRFGDRVKFWITLNQPYSLSSKGYGDGSYPPGRCTGCEFGGDSGTEPYIVTHHQLLAHAEAVSLYRKRYQKFQGGKIGTTLIGRWFAPLNETSDLDQAAAKRAFQFFVGWFLDPLVYGEYPRIMRELVGDRLLNSHLKNQI, from the exons ATGGCAATTCCAAAAGCTCACTACTCTCTAGCCATCCTTGTCATTCTCTTTGTCGTTTCAAATAGCCAAAATGCCTGCAATCCAGAATGCAAGGCTAAAGAACCCTTCAACTGCGATAATTCTCTTACCTTCAACCGAACTGGATTTCCAAAGAACTTTACTTTCGGTGCGGCTACTTCCGCCTACCag ATCGAGGGTGCTGCACATAGAGCCCTTAATGGATGGGACTACTACACTCATAGATATCCAG AAAGGGTTCCAGATCGCAGCTCCGGAGACGTTGCTTGTGATTCCTATGACCTTTACAAG GAGGATGTCAAGTTACTGAAAAGATTGAAAGTTCAAGCATACCGACTCTCCATAGCCTGGTCAAGGGTCTTACCAA agggAAGACTGACTGGAGGAGTGGACGAGAACGGGATAACATACTACAACAATCTCATTAACGAGTTAAAAGCTAATg GCATAGAGCCATTTGTGACTATATTTCATTGGGATGTTCCCCAAACTCTAGAAGACGAGTACGGAGGCTTCTTAAGCCCACGTATAGT AGAGGACTTCAAGAACTATGCGGAGCTTCTATTCCAAAGATTCGGAGACAGAGTCAAGTTTTGGATCACTCTAAACCAGCCTTACTCTCTCTCATCCAAAGGTTATGGAGATGGATCATATCCACCGGGAAGGTGCACTGGCTGTGAATTTGGAGGTGATTCAGGAACCGAACCTTATATAGTCACGCATCACCAACTTCTAGCCCATGCAGAAGCGGTATCTCTATACCGAAAAAGATATCAG AAATTTCAAGGTGGTAAGATAGGAACGACCTTGATCGGGAGATGGTTTGCCCCGCTAAACGAAACTAGCGATCTAGACCAGGCTGCTGCAAAACGAGCATTCCAATTCTTCGTTGGATG GTTCTTGGATCCATTGGTGTACGGAGAATATCCAAGGATAATGAGAGAACTCGTTGGAGACAGATTGCTAAATTCACACCTCAAGAATCAGATTTAG